Proteins from a genomic interval of Musa acuminata AAA Group cultivar baxijiao chromosome BXJ1-9, Cavendish_Baxijiao_AAA, whole genome shotgun sequence:
- the LOC103996754 gene encoding endonuclease III homolog 1, chloroplastic isoform X1 has product MPPSLVAQALSARISLLPLSSHAKTLRMSVTRRSSRSLSSEAESPSSECDPNLDFQHLEPEKGCDVSDGEKRFYGRKKRAKRIIEVDGETAKEESADKKVSGPIDIEDFAYHKINLSATSNGINISASFPTHKTKSTHLSIKSKANLPANWEAVFDGIRKMRLAEDAPVDTMGCEKAGLSLPPKERRFAVLVSSLLSSQTKDAVTNGAIKRLSDKGLLDADAIVKSDEATIAGVIYPVGFYSRKAHYLKKVAEICLEKYQGDIPNSLNELLALPGVGPKMAHLVMNVGWNNVQGICVDTHVHRICNRLGWVSRPGTRQKTSTPEETRVSLETWLPKDLWDPINPLLVGFGQTVCTPLRPQCCSCGINQLCPSAFKESASPNSKAKRSQK; this is encoded by the exons ATGCCTCCTTCGCTCGTCGCCCAAGCCCTCTCTGCAAGGATCTCCTTGCTTCCGCTCTCTTCCCACGCCAAAACCCTAAGGATGTCCGTTACCCGGCGCTCCTCCCGATCCCTCTCGTCGGAGGCCGAAAGCCCCAGCTCGGAGTGCGATCCAAACCTCGATTTCCAGCATTTAGAGCCGGAAAAAG GTTGTGATGTGTCTGATGGAGAGAAACGTTTTtacgggaggaagaagagggcgaAAAGAATCATTGAAGTCGATGGGGAGACTGCAAAAGAAGAATCTGCTGACAAAAAA GTTAGTGGCCCGATTGACATTGAAGATTTTGCGTATCATAAGATCAATCTATCTGCAACTTCTA ATGGTATAAATATTAGTGCATCTTTCCCCACTCATAAGACGAAGAGTACTCACCTGTCCATAAAATCTAAAG CTAACCTGCCAGCAAATTGGGAAGCTGTCTTTGATGGGATTAGGAAGATGAGGTTGGCTGAGGATGCTCCTGTAGACACTATGGGATGTGAAAAGGCAGGGCTTTCTTTACCACCTAAG GAACGAAGATTTGCAGTTTTGGTGTCTTCCCTTCTGTCGAGCCAAACTAAAGATGCAGTCACAAATG GTGCCATAAAGCGTCTTTCGGATAAGGGTTTACTGGATGCAGATGCTATTGTCAAAAGTGATGAAGCTACTATTGCAGGCGTGATTTATCCA GTTGGATTTTATTCACGGAAAGCCCATTACCTGAAAAAAGTTGCTGAAATTTGTCTTGAAAAGTATCAAGGAGATATCCCAAATTCTTTAAATGAATTGCTTGCACTTCCTGGAGTAGGCcctaaaatggcccacttg GTTATGAATGTCGGATGGAATAATGTTCAAGGGATATGTGTTGATACTCATGTCCATCGAATTTGTAACCGACTAGGATGGGTTTCACGTCCTGGCACAAGACAG AAAACCTCgactccagaagaaacaagagtaTCTTTGGAGACATGGCTACCAAAGGATTTATGGGATCCAATCAATCCCCTACTG GTTGGATTCGGACAGACAGTGTGCACTCCCCTCAGGCCCCAGTGCTGCAGCTGTGGCATAAACCAACTCTGCCCGTCTGCTTTCAAGGAATCGGCGAGCCCGAATTCAAAGGCTAAAAGATCACAGAAATAG
- the LOC135592368 gene encoding uncharacterized protein LOC135592368 isoform X1 has translation MRAPSLLAQCLPALVPHDKASQAGVSMVSERDLHLPSPAVEILPSKNAHPYKYAGENVDLQGLKIFKGRVSVSDMIGFSNSEMASSKSDGFLKCWESSTDLVSILKLEIRDGQLTFRGKRILELGCGYGIAGTFACLKGASTVHFHDLNAETIRCTTIPNVLANLEQARDKQSRQPESPLTPSRQQLTSDVHFYAGDWEELPTVLSVVRVDDFELAQGANLSFSEDDYLDACSSQEGSAIAHETCSRRSRKLSGSRAWERASETDPGDGGYDVILVTEIPHSVNSLKKLYALITKCLRPPYGVLYLAVKKSFIGSNGVARQLRAMVDEEGIFGIHVVTEVSDREIWKFFFK, from the exons ATGAGGGCACCGTCGCTTCTTGCGCAATGCTTGCCGGCGTTGGTGCCCCATGACAAGGCCAGTCAGGCTGGTGTTTCCATGGTCTCCGAAAGGGATTTGCATCTTCCCTCACCAGCTGTCGAGATTCTTCCTTCCAAG AATGCTCATCCGTACAAATATGCTGGAGAAAATGTTGATCTTCAAGGACTCAAAATTTTTAAG GGAAGGGTTAGTGTGTCTGACATGATTGGGTTTTCGAATTCAGAGATGGCATCATCCAAATCTGATG GGTTTCTGAAATGTTGGGAGAGTTCAACTGATCTTGTAAGCATTCTCAAGCTTGAGATTCGTGATGGCCAGCTGACTTTTAGAGGCAAAAGGATCCTAGAG CTTGGTTGTGGTTATGGCATAGCTGGGACTTTTGCTTGTCTGAAG GGTGCTTCCACAGTTCATTTCCATGATCTGAATGCTGAAACTATAAGATGCACAACCATACCCAATGTCCTTGCAAATCTTGAGCAGGCTAGGGACAAGCAGAGCCGCCAACCGGAGAGTCCTCTCACTCCATCTCGACAGCAGTTAACTTCTGATGTCCACTTCTATGCTGGGGACTGGGAGGAGCTCCCCACTGTCCTATCTGTGGTGAGGGTGGATGATTTCGAGTTGGCACAAGGGGCTAACCTCAGCTTCTCTGAAGATGACTATCTGGATGCATGTAGCAGTCAGGAGGGAAGTGCAATTGCTCATGAAACTTGCTCGAGACGGTCAAGGAAGCTCTCTGGAAGCCGGGCCTGGGAAAGGGCAAGCGAGACAGACCCAGGAGATGGTGGCTATGATGTTATTTTGGTTACTGAGATCCCTCACTCGGTCAACTCCTTGAAGAAGCTATATGCCCTCATAACAAAG TGTCTGCGACCGCCATATGGAGTGTTGTATTTGGCTGTGAAGAAAAGCTTTATAGGTTCCAATGGTGTAGCACGACAACTAAGAGCTATGGTGGATGAGGAGGGTATTTTTGGCATCCATGTTGTTACTGAAGTGTCGGACAGGGAGATATGGAAATTCTTTTTCAAGTGA
- the LOC135592372 gene encoding tetrapyrrole-binding protein, chloroplastic-like, with the protein MPHLFSLSHLPAFLPSLTTTSPMATSSLQSLHRSFHHHNFTTSPDSIFFKPTKSFKLFFNLSPSSSSLTTTSASSVVPSTAGAAAAATPFDVLASHLSSSDFRQADEETRRLLIALAGEAAQKRGYVFFSEVQFIPAADLQEIDQLWRRHSGGRFGYGVQRRLWEKSGRDFTRFFIRMGWMKRLDTEVEQYGYRSFPGEFLWELKDDTPEGHLPLTNALRGTQLLRSILTHPAFEESESEEGEEQSEEGGGTGMEEAEEKEKDKEKPKLKGARRSLKPDYSF; encoded by the coding sequence ATGCCACACTTATTCTCGCTCTCACACCTGCCGGCATTCCTCCCCTCCCTGACCACCACCTCTCCAATGGCCACTTCCTCCCTCCAATCCCTCCATCGATCCTTCCACCACCATAACTTCACCACCTCTCCCGACTCTATCTTCTTCAAGCCGACCAAATCCTTCAAGCTGTTCTTCAACCTctccccctcctcttcctccctgaCCACCACCTCGGCCAGTAGCGTGGTACCATCCACCGCAGGCGCAGCTGCCGCGGCCACGCCATTCGACGTCCTCGCCAGCCACCTGTCGTCGAGCGACTTCCGACAGGCCGACGAGGAGACGCGCCGCCTCCTCATCGCGCTCGCCGGGGAGGCCGCGCAGAAGCGGGGGTACGTGTTCTTCTCGGAGGTGCAGTTCATACCGGCTGCGGACCTCCAGGAGATCGACCAGCTGTGGCGCCGGCACAGCGGCGGCCGCTTCGGGTATGGCGTGCAGCGGCGGCTGTGGGAGAAGTCGGGCCGCGACTTCACGCGCTTCTTCATCCGGATGGGGTGGATGAAGCGGCTGGACACGGAGGTGGAGCAGTACGGGTACCGGTCCTTCCCCGGCGAGTTCCTGTGGGAGCTCAAGGACGACACACCGGAGGGGCACCTTCCGCTGACCAACGCCCTCAGGGGGACTCAGCTTCTCCGCAGCATTCTGACACACCCTGCGTTTGAGGAGAGCGAGTCTGAGGAAGGGGAAGAGCAGAGTGAGGAAGGAGGTGGGACGGGCATGGAGGAggcggaagagaaggagaaggacaaGGAGAAGCCAAAGCTCAAGGGCGCCAGGAGAAGCCTCAAACCTGACTACTCCTTTTAG
- the LOC103996754 gene encoding endonuclease III homolog 1, chloroplastic isoform X2 produces MPPSLVAQALSARISLLPLSSHAKTLRMSVTRRSSRSLSSEAESPSSECDPNLDFQHLEPEKGCDVSDGEKRFYGRKKRAKRIIEVDGETAKEESADKKVSGPIDIEDFAYHKINLSATSTNLPANWEAVFDGIRKMRLAEDAPVDTMGCEKAGLSLPPKERRFAVLVSSLLSSQTKDAVTNGAIKRLSDKGLLDADAIVKSDEATIAGVIYPVGFYSRKAHYLKKVAEICLEKYQGDIPNSLNELLALPGVGPKMAHLVMNVGWNNVQGICVDTHVHRICNRLGWVSRPGTRQKTSTPEETRVSLETWLPKDLWDPINPLLVGFGQTVCTPLRPQCCSCGINQLCPSAFKESASPNSKAKRSQK; encoded by the exons ATGCCTCCTTCGCTCGTCGCCCAAGCCCTCTCTGCAAGGATCTCCTTGCTTCCGCTCTCTTCCCACGCCAAAACCCTAAGGATGTCCGTTACCCGGCGCTCCTCCCGATCCCTCTCGTCGGAGGCCGAAAGCCCCAGCTCGGAGTGCGATCCAAACCTCGATTTCCAGCATTTAGAGCCGGAAAAAG GTTGTGATGTGTCTGATGGAGAGAAACGTTTTtacgggaggaagaagagggcgaAAAGAATCATTGAAGTCGATGGGGAGACTGCAAAAGAAGAATCTGCTGACAAAAAA GTTAGTGGCCCGATTGACATTGAAGATTTTGCGTATCATAAGATCAATCTATCTGCAACTTCTA CTAACCTGCCAGCAAATTGGGAAGCTGTCTTTGATGGGATTAGGAAGATGAGGTTGGCTGAGGATGCTCCTGTAGACACTATGGGATGTGAAAAGGCAGGGCTTTCTTTACCACCTAAG GAACGAAGATTTGCAGTTTTGGTGTCTTCCCTTCTGTCGAGCCAAACTAAAGATGCAGTCACAAATG GTGCCATAAAGCGTCTTTCGGATAAGGGTTTACTGGATGCAGATGCTATTGTCAAAAGTGATGAAGCTACTATTGCAGGCGTGATTTATCCA GTTGGATTTTATTCACGGAAAGCCCATTACCTGAAAAAAGTTGCTGAAATTTGTCTTGAAAAGTATCAAGGAGATATCCCAAATTCTTTAAATGAATTGCTTGCACTTCCTGGAGTAGGCcctaaaatggcccacttg GTTATGAATGTCGGATGGAATAATGTTCAAGGGATATGTGTTGATACTCATGTCCATCGAATTTGTAACCGACTAGGATGGGTTTCACGTCCTGGCACAAGACAG AAAACCTCgactccagaagaaacaagagtaTCTTTGGAGACATGGCTACCAAAGGATTTATGGGATCCAATCAATCCCCTACTG GTTGGATTCGGACAGACAGTGTGCACTCCCCTCAGGCCCCAGTGCTGCAGCTGTGGCATAAACCAACTCTGCCCGTCTGCTTTCAAGGAATCGGCGAGCCCGAATTCAAAGGCTAAAAGATCACAGAAATAG
- the LOC135592368 gene encoding uncharacterized protein LOC135592368 isoform X2, whose amino-acid sequence MRAPSLLAQCLPALVPHDKASQAGVSMVSERDLHLPSPAVEILPSKNAHPYKYAGENVDLQGLKIFKGRVSVSDMIGFSNSEMASSKSDGFLKCWESSTDLVSILKLEIRDGQLTFRGKRILELGCGYGIAGTFACLKARDKQSRQPESPLTPSRQQLTSDVHFYAGDWEELPTVLSVVRVDDFELAQGANLSFSEDDYLDACSSQEGSAIAHETCSRRSRKLSGSRAWERASETDPGDGGYDVILVTEIPHSVNSLKKLYALITKCLRPPYGVLYLAVKKSFIGSNGVARQLRAMVDEEGIFGIHVVTEVSDREIWKFFFK is encoded by the exons ATGAGGGCACCGTCGCTTCTTGCGCAATGCTTGCCGGCGTTGGTGCCCCATGACAAGGCCAGTCAGGCTGGTGTTTCCATGGTCTCCGAAAGGGATTTGCATCTTCCCTCACCAGCTGTCGAGATTCTTCCTTCCAAG AATGCTCATCCGTACAAATATGCTGGAGAAAATGTTGATCTTCAAGGACTCAAAATTTTTAAG GGAAGGGTTAGTGTGTCTGACATGATTGGGTTTTCGAATTCAGAGATGGCATCATCCAAATCTGATG GGTTTCTGAAATGTTGGGAGAGTTCAACTGATCTTGTAAGCATTCTCAAGCTTGAGATTCGTGATGGCCAGCTGACTTTTAGAGGCAAAAGGATCCTAGAG CTTGGTTGTGGTTATGGCATAGCTGGGACTTTTGCTTGTCTGAAG GCTAGGGACAAGCAGAGCCGCCAACCGGAGAGTCCTCTCACTCCATCTCGACAGCAGTTAACTTCTGATGTCCACTTCTATGCTGGGGACTGGGAGGAGCTCCCCACTGTCCTATCTGTGGTGAGGGTGGATGATTTCGAGTTGGCACAAGGGGCTAACCTCAGCTTCTCTGAAGATGACTATCTGGATGCATGTAGCAGTCAGGAGGGAAGTGCAATTGCTCATGAAACTTGCTCGAGACGGTCAAGGAAGCTCTCTGGAAGCCGGGCCTGGGAAAGGGCAAGCGAGACAGACCCAGGAGATGGTGGCTATGATGTTATTTTGGTTACTGAGATCCCTCACTCGGTCAACTCCTTGAAGAAGCTATATGCCCTCATAACAAAG TGTCTGCGACCGCCATATGGAGTGTTGTATTTGGCTGTGAAGAAAAGCTTTATAGGTTCCAATGGTGTAGCACGACAACTAAGAGCTATGGTGGATGAGGAGGGTATTTTTGGCATCCATGTTGTTACTGAAGTGTCGGACAGGGAGATATGGAAATTCTTTTTCAAGTGA
- the LOC135592370 gene encoding gamma-secretase subunit APH1-like, which produces MTVAAGLGYVLISLGPALSLFVSVIAKKPFLILTLLASMLFWLISLIVLSGAWRGFLPLKSASWWPYVILIITSVGFQEATRLIFWKLYKKLEVILDAFAEEKFRSRLSWTDKMQIALAGGLGHGVAHAVFFCVSLLTPSFGPATFFVDRCSHMPFFLVSAIISLGFMIIHTFSMVIAFNAYAEGRKLDQIIIPIIHILAAVMTLINLAPGGCAIGVPLLYIIGGVVLCHCWQMVWRKLTEQGNRQRNSSDIHVS; this is translated from the exons ATGACGGTGGCGGCGGGGTTGGGGTACGTGCTGATATCGCTCGGCCCCGCGCTCTCCCTCTTCGTCTCCGTCATCGCCAAGAAGCCCTTCCTCATCCTCACCCTCCTCGCCAG CATGCTGTTTTGGCTGATAAGCCTGATAGTCCTATCAGGAGCATGGAGGGgctttcttcctttgaaatctGCATCTTGGTGGCCTTATGTCATTCTAATTATCACGTCTGTCGGTTTTCAAGAAGCCACTCGGCTTATATTTTGGAAGCTTTACAA GAAGTTGGAAGTCATTTTGGATGCTTTTGCTGAAGAAAAGTTCAGATCTCGACTTTCTTGGACTGATAAGATGCAAATTGCCTTAG CTGGTGGTTTAGGCCATGGTGTGGCTCATGCTGTCTTTTTCTGTGTTAGTCTTTTGACTCCTTCATTTGGCCCGGCAACTTTTTTTGTCGATAGGTGTTCACATATGCCATTTTTCCTTGTATCAG CCATTATTTCACTTGGATTCATGATCATTCATACTTTTTCGATGGTTATTGCTTTCAATGCATATGCTGAAGGGAGAAAACTCGACCAAATAATCATTCCTATTATTCATATACTTGCTGCTGTCATG ACGCTGATAAATCTTGCACCCGGGGGTTGTGCCATTGGAGTACCTCTTCTTTACATTATTGGAGGTGTCGTTTTGTGTCACTGCTGGCAGATGGTTTGGAGAAAACTGACTGAACAAGGAAACAGACAAAGGAATAGTTCAGACATCCATGTCTCCTAG